From one Coffea eugenioides isolate CCC68of chromosome 11, Ceug_1.0, whole genome shotgun sequence genomic stretch:
- the LOC113751543 gene encoding protein NLP2-like isoform X1 has product MGDGAFTANDSGTLSDNVLDFDLMDELLFDGFWLESTRESNFWEPGPSTTGALDSPLYYSLTPEINIAHFNSNLDQASISEEAKTTDFVDHKALDRTQMDEFGTRHRENLDAALHSASSGQPEGFLVEGSDMNRRLWVGPTGDPTPNTSVRKRLVQAIEYLRKSTSDKDALIQLWVPVKRGGGRVLSTKNQPFSLDPNCRSLAEYRHISRNYQFAAEEDSKELVGLPGRVFLKKLPEWTPDVRFFMGEEYPRVNHAQQYNVRGCLALPVFQRGSGTCLGVVEIVSTAQKVNYRPELENVCKALEAVDLSSSIISTSPNMKDCDESYQLALVDIRSVLKYVCDMNKLPLAQTWASCSRQGKGGCRHSEENYVRCVSTVDSACYVRDPQVMDFHAACSEHHLLKAEGLPGGAFMTDQPCFATDITAFSKTDYPLSHHAKIFGMRAAVAIRVQSIYTKSADFVLEFFLPLDCTDAEDQKQMLNSIFSALQQICHCLHVIADQKVREETTIPDDEKPSSSVSKSVKEKTLGFVSPAKELSLCTSSWVAPALDNSGTAKDVAFSLDNHQEDPEEECKLTTQWDNNKAELHHTPTSPKLIQIQQRSGSKGNVVGSEDVSAVGVHNSMGDRSTGQRRRTKTEKSISLQDLRQYFSGSLKDAAKSIGVCPTTLKRICRQHGITRWPSRKIKKVGHSLRKLQLVIDSVQCADGAIRLSSFYTNFPELNSANLPTPSNLSMPQGSDHLQKLTTQPEGCILSPETTASKSPSSSGSHSSSSSFCYSTGPMQSLPVHVPSAQDASSAEECRAALKKTCSDAELHDLVKREETKLLGRSQSQKIFIDDVSPDTLPSLPQTSSQILQSGSLFRVKVNFGEEKVRFSLQPRWGFADLLKEVRRRFSIDDLIEIDLKYLDDDNEWVLLTCDADLEECIDIHKSSKSTVIRLSIHQGRHFNVGSTSGSHGS; this is encoded by the exons ATGGGAGATGGGGCCTTCACAGCTAATGACTCGGGAACACTTTCTGACAATGTCCTGGACTTCGATCTCATGGATGAACTCTTGTTTGATGGTTTCTGGTTAGAATCTACACGGGAGTCCAACTTTTGGGAGCCTGGTCCGTCTACTACCGGTGCTTTAGATTCCCCTCTATACTATTCCCTTACTCCAGAGATTAACATAGCCCATTTTAATTCGAACCTAGATCAGGCAAGCATTTCAGAAGAAGCAAAAACGACTGATTTTGTTGACCATAAGGCTCTCGATCGTACCCAAATGGATGAATTTGGGACAAGACACCGGGAGAACCTTGACGCTGCTCTTCATTCTGCATCTTCAGGACAACCTGAAGGCTTTTTGGTAGAAGGGAGCGACATGAACAGAAGATTATGGGTTGGACCAACTGGAGATCCAACTCCAAATACCTCGGTGAGAAAGAGACTAGTGCAGGCTATTGAATACCTGAGGAAATCCACTTCTGATAAGGATGCTCTGATTCAACTTTGGGTGCCTGTAAAAAGAGGAGGCGGACGTGTTCTTTCAACTAAAAATCAACCATTCTCCCTCGATCCAAATTGCAGAAGTCTTGCAGAATACAGACACATCTCCAGAAACTATCAATTTGCCGCTGAGGAGGACTCCAAGGAGCTTGTTGGATTGCCTGGCCGTGTCTTCTTGAAGAAGTTGCCCGAGTGGACTCCTGATGTTCGTTTTTTCATGGGAGAAGAGTATCCACGTGTTAATCATGCCCAGCAGTACAATGTTAGAGGGTGTCTTGCTCTTCCTGTTTTTCAAAGAGGAAGTGGAACTTGCTTAGGTGTTGTTGAAATTGTCTCAACAGCTCAGAAAGTTAATTATCGCCCTGAACTTGAAAACGTTTGCAAAGCTCTTGAG GCTGTCGATTTAAGCAGCTCAATTATCTCAACTTCTCCCAACATGAAG GATTGTGACGAGTCCTACCAACTAGCTTTAGTAGATATCCGATCTGTGTTGAAATATGTCTGTGACATGAATAAATTGCCGCTGGCTCAGACTTGGGCCTCTTGTAGCCGGCAAGGCAAAGGCGGGTGCAGGCACTCCGAAGAGAACTATGTGCGTTGTGTTTCTACCGTTGACTCTGCTTGCTATGTGCGTGATCCACAAGTTATGGACTTCCATGCGGCTTGCTCCGAGCACCACTTGCTTAAAGCCGAAGGTTTGCCAGGGGGAGCATTCATGACAGATCAACCATGTTTTGCTACTGATATCACAGCCTTCAGCAAGACAGATTACCCTCTTTCTCACCATGCCAAAATATTTGGAATGCGTGCTGCTGTAGCGATACGCGTTCAGAGTATTTACACTAAATCTGCTGACTTTGTTTTGGAGTTCTTTCTACCGCTTGATTGCACAGATGCTGAGGACCAGAAGCAGATGTTGAACTCAATATTTTCTGCATTACAACAGATTTGCCACTGTTTGCATGTCATCGCAGACCAAAAGGTAAGAGAAGAAACAACCATTCCTGATGATGAAAAGCCAAGCTCTTCTGTCAGTAAATCAGTAAAAGAGAAGACTTTAGGTTTTGTATCACCCGCTAAGGAATTATCTCTATGCACTTCCTCCTGGGTTGCACCCGCACTAGACAACTCAGGGACGGCCAAAGATGTAGCTTTCTCTCTGGATAATCACCAGGAGGATCCAGAAGAAGAGTGCAAGTTGACAACCCAGTGGGACAACAATAAGGCGGAGCTACATCATACGCCTACATCCCCCAAGCTCATCCAAATTCAGCAACGTTCTGGATCGAAAGGAAATGTTGTGGGTAGTGAAGATGTTTCTGCAGTTGGGGTTCATAACTCAATGGGTGACAGAAGCACAGGTCAAAGAAGAAGGACGAAGACTGAGAAGAGTATCAGCTTGCAAGATCTAAGACAGTACTTTTCTGGTAGCCTGAAAGATGCTGCGAAGAGTATTGGAG TATGTCCCACAACATTAAAAAGAATATGCAGGCAACACGGAATCACTAGGTGGCCTTCTCGAAAGATAAAGAAGGTTGGCCACTCGTTAAGAAAGCTCCAACTTGTGATCGATTCAGTCCAGTGTGCCGATGGCGCTATTCGACTGAGTTCTTTCTATACCAACTTCCCTGAACTGAATTCTGCAAATTTACCAACTCCAAGTAACTTGTCCATGCCACAAGGGAGCGATCATTTGCAGAAACTGACCACTCAACCTGAGGGTTGCATCTTAAGCCCTGAAACTACTGCTTCAAAATCACCTTCTTCTTCTGGTAGTCATAGCTCCAGTTCAAGTTTTTGTTATTCCACTGGGCCAATGCAGTCTCTTCCTGTCCACGTGCCCAGTGCTCAAGATGCTTCATCTGCAGAAGAGTGCAGAGCAGCACTGAAGAAAACATGCAGTGATGCAGAGTTGCATGATTTGGTTAAAAGAGAAGAAACCAAGCTTCTAGGGAGATCTCAAAGCCAAAAGATTTTCATTGATGATGTTTCTCCTGATACTCTGCCTTCCTTGCCACAGACTAGCAGCCAGATATTACAGAGTGGAAGCTTGTTTAGGGTAAAAGTAAATTTCGGGGAAGAAAAGGTTCGGTTTAGTCTACAGCCTCGTTGGGGTTTTGCAGATTTATTGAAAGAAGTACGGAGGCGCTTTAGCATAGACGATCTCATTGAGATTGATCTTAAATATTTGGATGATGACAATGAATGGGTGCTTTTGACATGTGATGCTGATCTTGAAGAATGTATAGACATACACAAATCCTCTAAAAGCACCGTGATCAGACTGTCCATCCACCAGGGCCGTCATTTTAATGTTGGAAGCACATCTGGTAGCCATGGCTCATGA
- the LOC113751543 gene encoding protein NLP2-like isoform X2, which yields MGDGAFTANDSGTLSDNVLDFDLMDELLFDGFWLESTRESNFWEPDQASISEEAKTTDFVDHKALDRTQMDEFGTRHRENLDAALHSASSGQPEGFLVEGSDMNRRLWVGPTGDPTPNTSVRKRLVQAIEYLRKSTSDKDALIQLWVPVKRGGGRVLSTKNQPFSLDPNCRSLAEYRHISRNYQFAAEEDSKELVGLPGRVFLKKLPEWTPDVRFFMGEEYPRVNHAQQYNVRGCLALPVFQRGSGTCLGVVEIVSTAQKVNYRPELENVCKALEAVDLSSSIISTSPNMKDCDESYQLALVDIRSVLKYVCDMNKLPLAQTWASCSRQGKGGCRHSEENYVRCVSTVDSACYVRDPQVMDFHAACSEHHLLKAEGLPGGAFMTDQPCFATDITAFSKTDYPLSHHAKIFGMRAAVAIRVQSIYTKSADFVLEFFLPLDCTDAEDQKQMLNSIFSALQQICHCLHVIADQKVREETTIPDDEKPSSSVSKSVKEKTLGFVSPAKELSLCTSSWVAPALDNSGTAKDVAFSLDNHQEDPEEECKLTTQWDNNKAELHHTPTSPKLIQIQQRSGSKGNVVGSEDVSAVGVHNSMGDRSTGQRRRTKTEKSISLQDLRQYFSGSLKDAAKSIGVCPTTLKRICRQHGITRWPSRKIKKVGHSLRKLQLVIDSVQCADGAIRLSSFYTNFPELNSANLPTPSNLSMPQGSDHLQKLTTQPEGCILSPETTASKSPSSSGSHSSSSSFCYSTGPMQSLPVHVPSAQDASSAEECRAALKKTCSDAELHDLVKREETKLLGRSQSQKIFIDDVSPDTLPSLPQTSSQILQSGSLFRVKVNFGEEKVRFSLQPRWGFADLLKEVRRRFSIDDLIEIDLKYLDDDNEWVLLTCDADLEECIDIHKSSKSTVIRLSIHQGRHFNVGSTSGSHGS from the exons ATGGGAGATGGGGCCTTCACAGCTAATGACTCGGGAACACTTTCTGACAATGTCCTGGACTTCGATCTCATGGATGAACTCTTGTTTGATGGTTTCTGGTTAGAATCTACACGGGAGTCCAACTTTTGGGAGCCTG ATCAGGCAAGCATTTCAGAAGAAGCAAAAACGACTGATTTTGTTGACCATAAGGCTCTCGATCGTACCCAAATGGATGAATTTGGGACAAGACACCGGGAGAACCTTGACGCTGCTCTTCATTCTGCATCTTCAGGACAACCTGAAGGCTTTTTGGTAGAAGGGAGCGACATGAACAGAAGATTATGGGTTGGACCAACTGGAGATCCAACTCCAAATACCTCGGTGAGAAAGAGACTAGTGCAGGCTATTGAATACCTGAGGAAATCCACTTCTGATAAGGATGCTCTGATTCAACTTTGGGTGCCTGTAAAAAGAGGAGGCGGACGTGTTCTTTCAACTAAAAATCAACCATTCTCCCTCGATCCAAATTGCAGAAGTCTTGCAGAATACAGACACATCTCCAGAAACTATCAATTTGCCGCTGAGGAGGACTCCAAGGAGCTTGTTGGATTGCCTGGCCGTGTCTTCTTGAAGAAGTTGCCCGAGTGGACTCCTGATGTTCGTTTTTTCATGGGAGAAGAGTATCCACGTGTTAATCATGCCCAGCAGTACAATGTTAGAGGGTGTCTTGCTCTTCCTGTTTTTCAAAGAGGAAGTGGAACTTGCTTAGGTGTTGTTGAAATTGTCTCAACAGCTCAGAAAGTTAATTATCGCCCTGAACTTGAAAACGTTTGCAAAGCTCTTGAG GCTGTCGATTTAAGCAGCTCAATTATCTCAACTTCTCCCAACATGAAG GATTGTGACGAGTCCTACCAACTAGCTTTAGTAGATATCCGATCTGTGTTGAAATATGTCTGTGACATGAATAAATTGCCGCTGGCTCAGACTTGGGCCTCTTGTAGCCGGCAAGGCAAAGGCGGGTGCAGGCACTCCGAAGAGAACTATGTGCGTTGTGTTTCTACCGTTGACTCTGCTTGCTATGTGCGTGATCCACAAGTTATGGACTTCCATGCGGCTTGCTCCGAGCACCACTTGCTTAAAGCCGAAGGTTTGCCAGGGGGAGCATTCATGACAGATCAACCATGTTTTGCTACTGATATCACAGCCTTCAGCAAGACAGATTACCCTCTTTCTCACCATGCCAAAATATTTGGAATGCGTGCTGCTGTAGCGATACGCGTTCAGAGTATTTACACTAAATCTGCTGACTTTGTTTTGGAGTTCTTTCTACCGCTTGATTGCACAGATGCTGAGGACCAGAAGCAGATGTTGAACTCAATATTTTCTGCATTACAACAGATTTGCCACTGTTTGCATGTCATCGCAGACCAAAAGGTAAGAGAAGAAACAACCATTCCTGATGATGAAAAGCCAAGCTCTTCTGTCAGTAAATCAGTAAAAGAGAAGACTTTAGGTTTTGTATCACCCGCTAAGGAATTATCTCTATGCACTTCCTCCTGGGTTGCACCCGCACTAGACAACTCAGGGACGGCCAAAGATGTAGCTTTCTCTCTGGATAATCACCAGGAGGATCCAGAAGAAGAGTGCAAGTTGACAACCCAGTGGGACAACAATAAGGCGGAGCTACATCATACGCCTACATCCCCCAAGCTCATCCAAATTCAGCAACGTTCTGGATCGAAAGGAAATGTTGTGGGTAGTGAAGATGTTTCTGCAGTTGGGGTTCATAACTCAATGGGTGACAGAAGCACAGGTCAAAGAAGAAGGACGAAGACTGAGAAGAGTATCAGCTTGCAAGATCTAAGACAGTACTTTTCTGGTAGCCTGAAAGATGCTGCGAAGAGTATTGGAG TATGTCCCACAACATTAAAAAGAATATGCAGGCAACACGGAATCACTAGGTGGCCTTCTCGAAAGATAAAGAAGGTTGGCCACTCGTTAAGAAAGCTCCAACTTGTGATCGATTCAGTCCAGTGTGCCGATGGCGCTATTCGACTGAGTTCTTTCTATACCAACTTCCCTGAACTGAATTCTGCAAATTTACCAACTCCAAGTAACTTGTCCATGCCACAAGGGAGCGATCATTTGCAGAAACTGACCACTCAACCTGAGGGTTGCATCTTAAGCCCTGAAACTACTGCTTCAAAATCACCTTCTTCTTCTGGTAGTCATAGCTCCAGTTCAAGTTTTTGTTATTCCACTGGGCCAATGCAGTCTCTTCCTGTCCACGTGCCCAGTGCTCAAGATGCTTCATCTGCAGAAGAGTGCAGAGCAGCACTGAAGAAAACATGCAGTGATGCAGAGTTGCATGATTTGGTTAAAAGAGAAGAAACCAAGCTTCTAGGGAGATCTCAAAGCCAAAAGATTTTCATTGATGATGTTTCTCCTGATACTCTGCCTTCCTTGCCACAGACTAGCAGCCAGATATTACAGAGTGGAAGCTTGTTTAGGGTAAAAGTAAATTTCGGGGAAGAAAAGGTTCGGTTTAGTCTACAGCCTCGTTGGGGTTTTGCAGATTTATTGAAAGAAGTACGGAGGCGCTTTAGCATAGACGATCTCATTGAGATTGATCTTAAATATTTGGATGATGACAATGAATGGGTGCTTTTGACATGTGATGCTGATCTTGAAGAATGTATAGACATACACAAATCCTCTAAAAGCACCGTGATCAGACTGTCCATCCACCAGGGCCGTCATTTTAATGTTGGAAGCACATCTGGTAGCCATGGCTCATGA
- the LOC113751543 gene encoding protein NLP2-like isoform X3, which produces MDEFGTRHRENLDAALHSASSGQPEGFLVEGSDMNRRLWVGPTGDPTPNTSVRKRLVQAIEYLRKSTSDKDALIQLWVPVKRGGGRVLSTKNQPFSLDPNCRSLAEYRHISRNYQFAAEEDSKELVGLPGRVFLKKLPEWTPDVRFFMGEEYPRVNHAQQYNVRGCLALPVFQRGSGTCLGVVEIVSTAQKVNYRPELENVCKALEAVDLSSSIISTSPNMKDCDESYQLALVDIRSVLKYVCDMNKLPLAQTWASCSRQGKGGCRHSEENYVRCVSTVDSACYVRDPQVMDFHAACSEHHLLKAEGLPGGAFMTDQPCFATDITAFSKTDYPLSHHAKIFGMRAAVAIRVQSIYTKSADFVLEFFLPLDCTDAEDQKQMLNSIFSALQQICHCLHVIADQKVREETTIPDDEKPSSSVSKSVKEKTLGFVSPAKELSLCTSSWVAPALDNSGTAKDVAFSLDNHQEDPEEECKLTTQWDNNKAELHHTPTSPKLIQIQQRSGSKGNVVGSEDVSAVGVHNSMGDRSTGQRRRTKTEKSISLQDLRQYFSGSLKDAAKSIGVCPTTLKRICRQHGITRWPSRKIKKVGHSLRKLQLVIDSVQCADGAIRLSSFYTNFPELNSANLPTPSNLSMPQGSDHLQKLTTQPEGCILSPETTASKSPSSSGSHSSSSSFCYSTGPMQSLPVHVPSAQDASSAEECRAALKKTCSDAELHDLVKREETKLLGRSQSQKIFIDDVSPDTLPSLPQTSSQILQSGSLFRVKVNFGEEKVRFSLQPRWGFADLLKEVRRRFSIDDLIEIDLKYLDDDNEWVLLTCDADLEECIDIHKSSKSTVIRLSIHQGRHFNVGSTSGSHGS; this is translated from the exons ATGGATGAATTTGGGACAAGACACCGGGAGAACCTTGACGCTGCTCTTCATTCTGCATCTTCAGGACAACCTGAAGGCTTTTTGGTAGAAGGGAGCGACATGAACAGAAGATTATGGGTTGGACCAACTGGAGATCCAACTCCAAATACCTCGGTGAGAAAGAGACTAGTGCAGGCTATTGAATACCTGAGGAAATCCACTTCTGATAAGGATGCTCTGATTCAACTTTGGGTGCCTGTAAAAAGAGGAGGCGGACGTGTTCTTTCAACTAAAAATCAACCATTCTCCCTCGATCCAAATTGCAGAAGTCTTGCAGAATACAGACACATCTCCAGAAACTATCAATTTGCCGCTGAGGAGGACTCCAAGGAGCTTGTTGGATTGCCTGGCCGTGTCTTCTTGAAGAAGTTGCCCGAGTGGACTCCTGATGTTCGTTTTTTCATGGGAGAAGAGTATCCACGTGTTAATCATGCCCAGCAGTACAATGTTAGAGGGTGTCTTGCTCTTCCTGTTTTTCAAAGAGGAAGTGGAACTTGCTTAGGTGTTGTTGAAATTGTCTCAACAGCTCAGAAAGTTAATTATCGCCCTGAACTTGAAAACGTTTGCAAAGCTCTTGAG GCTGTCGATTTAAGCAGCTCAATTATCTCAACTTCTCCCAACATGAAG GATTGTGACGAGTCCTACCAACTAGCTTTAGTAGATATCCGATCTGTGTTGAAATATGTCTGTGACATGAATAAATTGCCGCTGGCTCAGACTTGGGCCTCTTGTAGCCGGCAAGGCAAAGGCGGGTGCAGGCACTCCGAAGAGAACTATGTGCGTTGTGTTTCTACCGTTGACTCTGCTTGCTATGTGCGTGATCCACAAGTTATGGACTTCCATGCGGCTTGCTCCGAGCACCACTTGCTTAAAGCCGAAGGTTTGCCAGGGGGAGCATTCATGACAGATCAACCATGTTTTGCTACTGATATCACAGCCTTCAGCAAGACAGATTACCCTCTTTCTCACCATGCCAAAATATTTGGAATGCGTGCTGCTGTAGCGATACGCGTTCAGAGTATTTACACTAAATCTGCTGACTTTGTTTTGGAGTTCTTTCTACCGCTTGATTGCACAGATGCTGAGGACCAGAAGCAGATGTTGAACTCAATATTTTCTGCATTACAACAGATTTGCCACTGTTTGCATGTCATCGCAGACCAAAAGGTAAGAGAAGAAACAACCATTCCTGATGATGAAAAGCCAAGCTCTTCTGTCAGTAAATCAGTAAAAGAGAAGACTTTAGGTTTTGTATCACCCGCTAAGGAATTATCTCTATGCACTTCCTCCTGGGTTGCACCCGCACTAGACAACTCAGGGACGGCCAAAGATGTAGCTTTCTCTCTGGATAATCACCAGGAGGATCCAGAAGAAGAGTGCAAGTTGACAACCCAGTGGGACAACAATAAGGCGGAGCTACATCATACGCCTACATCCCCCAAGCTCATCCAAATTCAGCAACGTTCTGGATCGAAAGGAAATGTTGTGGGTAGTGAAGATGTTTCTGCAGTTGGGGTTCATAACTCAATGGGTGACAGAAGCACAGGTCAAAGAAGAAGGACGAAGACTGAGAAGAGTATCAGCTTGCAAGATCTAAGACAGTACTTTTCTGGTAGCCTGAAAGATGCTGCGAAGAGTATTGGAG TATGTCCCACAACATTAAAAAGAATATGCAGGCAACACGGAATCACTAGGTGGCCTTCTCGAAAGATAAAGAAGGTTGGCCACTCGTTAAGAAAGCTCCAACTTGTGATCGATTCAGTCCAGTGTGCCGATGGCGCTATTCGACTGAGTTCTTTCTATACCAACTTCCCTGAACTGAATTCTGCAAATTTACCAACTCCAAGTAACTTGTCCATGCCACAAGGGAGCGATCATTTGCAGAAACTGACCACTCAACCTGAGGGTTGCATCTTAAGCCCTGAAACTACTGCTTCAAAATCACCTTCTTCTTCTGGTAGTCATAGCTCCAGTTCAAGTTTTTGTTATTCCACTGGGCCAATGCAGTCTCTTCCTGTCCACGTGCCCAGTGCTCAAGATGCTTCATCTGCAGAAGAGTGCAGAGCAGCACTGAAGAAAACATGCAGTGATGCAGAGTTGCATGATTTGGTTAAAAGAGAAGAAACCAAGCTTCTAGGGAGATCTCAAAGCCAAAAGATTTTCATTGATGATGTTTCTCCTGATACTCTGCCTTCCTTGCCACAGACTAGCAGCCAGATATTACAGAGTGGAAGCTTGTTTAGGGTAAAAGTAAATTTCGGGGAAGAAAAGGTTCGGTTTAGTCTACAGCCTCGTTGGGGTTTTGCAGATTTATTGAAAGAAGTACGGAGGCGCTTTAGCATAGACGATCTCATTGAGATTGATCTTAAATATTTGGATGATGACAATGAATGGGTGCTTTTGACATGTGATGCTGATCTTGAAGAATGTATAGACATACACAAATCCTCTAAAAGCACCGTGATCAGACTGTCCATCCACCAGGGCCGTCATTTTAATGTTGGAAGCACATCTGGTAGCCATGGCTCATGA